In the genome of Altererythrobacter sp. TH136, one region contains:
- a CDS encoding HAMP domain-containing sensor histidine kinase produces MAVKLWPRSLLGQVLVAVAAALLVAQAISAALLLRAGDERREQRVVSSLAAQLIAAQGAPGLTGLGPRRDGGDRPPRGMRRFRLQVSAAPPAIPADRPEPRITAALRDIAAEQGLDAARLRVASRPAMSDPRVLERLGRGRPVGFDSSFADARMVLASLPLGDGRWVTARALVPARERGALRALVIQTAVLFGVLMLAIGLLLRRITRPLAALTRRVEQFAVRQDASDPPAPQGPDDVRRLIAAHNAMEARIVGMLDEKDVMLGAIGHDLKTPLAALRVRIESVEDDTERARMADTIEDITRTLDDILSLARVGRATEPPERTELAALAASVVEEFEDMGDPVELAEGPRVVAPVHVTWAKRALRNLISNAVRYAGGATVEVSREGGLAILRVSDTGPGIPESRIAAMTEPFTRGEASRNRQTGGAGLGLTLARAIAEAHGGRLVLANRPGGGLSAELRLPL; encoded by the coding sequence ATGGCCGTGAAACTCTGGCCGCGCAGCCTGCTGGGCCAGGTGCTGGTCGCGGTTGCCGCCGCGCTGTTGGTGGCGCAGGCCATATCGGCAGCGCTGCTGCTGCGCGCGGGCGACGAGCGGCGCGAACAGCGCGTGGTCAGCTCGCTCGCCGCCCAATTGATCGCTGCGCAGGGCGCGCCGGGGCTGACCGGGCTCGGCCCGCGCCGCGATGGCGGCGACCGTCCGCCGCGCGGAATGCGGCGCTTCCGGTTGCAAGTGAGCGCCGCCCCGCCCGCCATTCCCGCCGATCGTCCCGAACCCCGCATCACCGCCGCGTTGCGCGACATCGCCGCCGAGCAGGGGCTGGATGCCGCCCGCCTGCGCGTCGCCAGCCGCCCGGCGATGAGCGATCCGCGCGTGCTCGAGCGCCTCGGGCGGGGGCGGCCGGTCGGGTTCGACAGCTCCTTCGCCGACGCGCGCATGGTGCTCGCCAGCTTGCCGCTGGGCGACGGGCGGTGGGTCACCGCGCGCGCGCTGGTCCCCGCGCGCGAACGCGGCGCGCTGAGGGCGCTGGTGATCCAGACCGCGGTGCTGTTCGGCGTGCTGATGCTGGCGATCGGCCTGCTGCTGCGGCGCATCACCCGCCCGCTTGCCGCGCTCACCCGGCGGGTCGAGCAGTTCGCCGTGCGGCAGGACGCGTCGGATCCGCCCGCACCGCAGGGGCCCGACGACGTCCGCCGGCTGATCGCCGCGCACAACGCGATGGAAGCGCGGATCGTCGGCATGCTGGATGAAAAGGACGTCATGCTCGGGGCGATCGGCCATGACCTCAAGACCCCGCTGGCGGCGTTGCGGGTGCGCATCGAATCGGTCGAGGACGATACCGAGCGCGCGCGCATGGCCGATACGATAGAGGACATTACCCGCACCCTCGACGATATTCTCAGCCTCGCGCGGGTCGGCCGCGCAACCGAGCCGCCCGAACGGACCGAGCTCGCCGCGCTCGCCGCGTCGGTGGTCGAGGAGTTCGAGGACATGGGCGATCCCGTCGAGCTGGCCGAAGGGCCGCGCGTCGTCGCGCCGGTGCACGTCACCTGGGCCAAGCGGGCCTTGCGCAATCTCATCTCCAACGCGGTCCGCTATGCCGGCGGCGCCACGGTCGAGGTGTCGCGCGAAGGCGGACTGGCGATCCTGCGGGTGAGCGACACCGGGCCGGGCATCCCCGAAAGCCGCATCGCCGCCATGACCGAGCCGTTCACCCGGGGCGAGGCCAGCCGCAACCGCCAGACCGGCGGCGCGGGCCTTGGCCTCACGCTCGCGCGGGCGATCGCCGAAGCGCACGGCGGGCGGCTGGTGCTGGCGAACCGCCCCGGCGGCGGGCTGAGCGCGGAGCTGCGCCTGCCGCTCTAG
- a CDS encoding response regulator, giving the protein MTEPVPTRILLVDDEATLREPLAAYLARQGFVVREAASAAAARAALVEEVPDLVLLDIMMPGEDGLSLCRHLAESKSVPTILLTAKGEPTDRIVGLEIGADDYVVKPFEPRELVARIRSVLRRAARPPAAPEDDALYEFEGWRLDPLKRRLADPDGATVPISTAEFRLLTAFLDRPKQVIDRDRLLDLVQGREAHLFDRAVDNQISRLRRKIEEDTRNPHFIQTVRGGGYRFAADVRRIAAQ; this is encoded by the coding sequence GTGACCGAACCTGTGCCCACCCGCATCCTGCTGGTCGACGATGAGGCCACATTGCGCGAACCCCTGGCAGCCTATCTTGCGCGCCAGGGGTTTGTCGTGCGCGAAGCCGCCAGCGCCGCCGCCGCGCGCGCCGCGCTGGTGGAGGAGGTGCCCGACCTCGTCCTGCTCGACATCATGATGCCGGGCGAGGATGGGCTGTCGCTGTGCCGCCATCTCGCTGAAAGCAAGAGCGTCCCCACCATTCTGCTCACCGCCAAGGGCGAACCGACCGACCGCATCGTCGGGCTGGAGATTGGCGCCGACGACTATGTGGTGAAGCCGTTCGAGCCGCGCGAGCTGGTCGCGCGCATCCGCTCGGTCCTGCGCCGCGCCGCCCGGCCGCCCGCCGCGCCCGAAGATGACGCGCTGTACGAATTCGAAGGCTGGCGGCTCGATCCGCTGAAGCGTCGCCTGGCCGACCCGGACGGCGCGACGGTGCCGATCTCAACCGCGGAGTTTCGCCTGCTGACGGCCTTCCTCGACCGGCCGAAACAGGTGATCGATCGCGACCGCCTGCTCGACCTGGTGCAGGGGCGCGAGGCGCACCTGTTCGACCGCGCGGTCGACAACCAGATCAGCCGGCTGCGCCGTAAGATCGAGGAAGACACCCGCAATCCGCACTTCATCCAGACCGTGCGCGGCGGCGGCTATCGCTTCGCCGCCGACGTGCGCCGGATCGCCGCCCAGTGA
- a CDS encoding EF-hand domain-containing protein, which produces MRKLTLSIGAALLATTGVAIAAPQIAKADMTRAEAQAKAAERFAKMDVNSDGKLDQADRAARQAQRFDRLDADNNGTVSREEFTAKHGERRQGAQAARQGGDGAQRMGRRGGHGGKMGMARMADTNNDGAISQTEFTAGALKMFDRIDADRNGTVTQAERQAARAAMKAQWQQRRAGAATQGN; this is translated from the coding sequence ATGCGTAAACTGACCCTTTCGATCGGCGCCGCGCTGCTCGCCACCACCGGCGTCGCCATCGCCGCGCCGCAGATCGCCAAGGCCGACATGACCCGCGCCGAAGCCCAGGCTAAGGCCGCCGAGCGGTTCGCGAAGATGGACGTCAACAGCGATGGCAAGCTCGACCAGGCCGACCGCGCCGCGCGCCAGGCCCAGCGGTTCGACCGCCTCGATGCCGACAACAACGGCACCGTCAGCCGTGAGGAATTCACCGCGAAGCACGGCGAGCGCCGCCAGGGCGCGCAAGCTGCCCGCCAGGGCGGCGACGGCGCCCAGCGCATGGGCCGCCGCGGCGGCCACGGCGGCAAGATGGGCATGGCCCGGATGGCTGACACCAACAACGACGGCGCGATCAGCCAAACGGAGTTCACCGCGGGGGCGCTGAAGATGTTCGACCGGATCGACGCCGACCGGAACGGCACCGTCACCCAGGCAGAGCGCCAGGCCGCGCGCGCCGCGATGAAGGCGCAGTGGCAGCAGCGCCGCGCTGGTGCAGCCACGCAGGGCAACTGA
- a CDS encoding cupin domain-containing protein, which yields MSGIRLEERPIHLGRGATAVPQPAITGMDWYQGYGERHDGDGPDGRLVSCHEFTGSWDSWEMHPAGEEVVLCLEGAMTLHQEHPDGTTASVTIEAGEYAINPPGTWHTADIAGRAKALFITAGIGTEHRPR from the coding sequence ATGAGCGGGATCCGCCTGGAAGAGCGCCCGATCCATCTGGGCCGCGGCGCGACCGCGGTGCCCCAGCCGGCGATTACGGGCATGGACTGGTATCAGGGCTACGGCGAACGCCACGATGGCGACGGGCCAGACGGACGGCTGGTGAGCTGCCACGAGTTCACCGGCAGCTGGGACAGCTGGGAGATGCATCCCGCCGGCGAGGAAGTGGTCCTGTGCCTCGAAGGCGCGATGACCCTGCACCAGGAGCATCCCGACGGAACCACCGCCAGCGTCACGATCGAGGCGGGGGAGTACGCGATCAACCCGCCCGGCACCTGGCACACCGCTGACATCGCCGGCCGCGCGAAAGCACTGTTCATCACCGCCGGCATCGGGACCGAGCACCGCCCGCGCTGA
- a CDS encoding VOC family protein: MIGYVTLGTNDLARAAPFYDAIAAELGVGRMMEFDTFIAWGEPGGAAGIGVTKPFNGEAASIGNGVMVALGAKDEAQVQRLYDIALAHGGSCEGAPGTRGGGFYAGYFRDPDGNKLNAFVMAPPQ, from the coding sequence ATGATCGGATACGTCACCCTCGGCACCAACGACCTCGCGCGGGCCGCGCCGTTCTACGACGCGATCGCCGCCGAACTGGGCGTGGGGCGGATGATGGAATTCGACACCTTCATCGCGTGGGGCGAACCTGGCGGCGCGGCGGGAATCGGCGTGACCAAGCCGTTTAACGGGGAAGCGGCCTCCATCGGCAACGGGGTGATGGTCGCGCTGGGGGCGAAGGACGAGGCGCAGGTCCAGCGGCTGTACGACATCGCGCTCGCGCATGGCGGATCTTGCGAAGGCGCGCCCGGCACGCGCGGCGGCGGGTTCTACGCCGGTTACTTCCGCGATCCCGATGGCAACAAACTCAACGCCTTCGTGATGGCCCCGCCGCAATGA
- a CDS encoding aminopeptidase P family protein: MLMQTHEARLAALREELKRRGLDGFVVPISDEHMSEYIGAYAQRLHWLTGFGGSAGTAVVLADEAAIFTDGRYTVQVREQVDGKLFDYQSVPATSPAKWLGEHAPEGAKIGYDAWLHSKGWAEGVAKALERRHASLVPVDGNPIDAVWADRPQPSTAPALVHDDSRSGRNSADKRAEVADWLKREGHDAAVISALDSVAWLLNIRGTDVERTPVALSYVVAHADGTAELFIGEDKVTPELTQHLGNAVSIRPRTAFESALGELAGKTVAVDPNYGVAAIFHALENAGAKPVAVRDPTILPRAVKNPVEQQGHRDAQARDGAAIARYLHWLSIEGPKGGLDELTAAAKLREFRDASDILRDLSFDTISAAGPHAALPHYRVDEESNIPIAPSSIYLCDSGGQYLDGTTDITRTVWIGPGESSAEQKDRNTRVLKGHIAIARAVFPAGTVGGQLDAFARQFLWAAGVDYAHGTGHGVGSFLSVHEGPQRIAKITGAQAGSDQELLAGMILSNEPGYYKEGAYGIRIENLVLVEPREIAGAEGDYLGFETLTFAPIDQALVEVSLLTPEEREWWNSYHAQVRSVLAPQLDGEVLAWLEEACRPL; encoded by the coding sequence AATACATCGGCGCCTATGCCCAGCGGCTCCACTGGCTGACCGGGTTCGGCGGCTCGGCAGGCACGGCAGTGGTGCTGGCTGACGAGGCGGCGATCTTCACCGACGGGCGCTACACCGTGCAGGTGCGCGAGCAGGTGGACGGCAAGCTGTTCGATTACCAGAGCGTCCCCGCCACCAGCCCGGCAAAGTGGCTCGGCGAACACGCACCCGAAGGAGCGAAAATCGGCTACGACGCCTGGCTCCACTCCAAGGGCTGGGCCGAGGGTGTCGCCAAGGCGCTGGAGAGGAGGCACGCCAGCCTGGTGCCGGTGGACGGCAACCCGATCGACGCGGTGTGGGCCGACCGGCCGCAGCCCTCCACCGCCCCGGCGCTGGTCCACGACGATAGCCGGTCGGGCCGCAACAGCGCCGACAAGCGCGCGGAAGTGGCCGATTGGCTCAAGCGCGAAGGCCATGACGCGGCGGTGATCAGCGCGCTCGATTCGGTCGCGTGGCTGCTCAACATCCGCGGCACCGACGTCGAGCGCACTCCCGTGGCGCTGTCGTACGTGGTCGCCCACGCCGACGGAACGGCGGAACTGTTCATCGGCGAAGACAAGGTCACCCCCGAACTCACCCAGCACCTCGGCAATGCGGTCAGCATCCGCCCGCGCACGGCATTCGAGAGCGCGTTGGGGGAGCTTGCCGGCAAGACGGTCGCCGTCGATCCGAACTACGGCGTGGCGGCGATCTTCCACGCGCTGGAGAACGCGGGCGCGAAACCGGTCGCGGTGCGCGATCCCACGATCCTGCCGCGGGCGGTCAAGAATCCGGTGGAGCAGCAGGGTCACCGCGATGCCCAGGCGCGCGACGGGGCCGCGATCGCGCGTTATCTCCACTGGCTGAGCATCGAGGGGCCGAAGGGCGGGCTCGACGAGCTCACCGCCGCGGCCAAGCTGCGCGAATTCCGCGATGCCAGCGACATCCTTCGCGACCTGTCGTTCGACACCATCAGCGCCGCCGGCCCCCACGCCGCGCTGCCGCACTACCGGGTGGACGAGGAATCGAACATCCCGATCGCGCCCTCCAGCATCTACCTGTGCGATTCGGGCGGCCAGTACCTCGACGGGACCACCGACATCACCCGCACGGTGTGGATCGGCCCGGGCGAATCCTCGGCAGAGCAGAAGGACCGCAACACCCGCGTCCTCAAGGGCCACATCGCGATCGCCCGCGCGGTGTTCCCGGCCGGCACTGTTGGCGGCCAGCTCGATGCCTTTGCGCGCCAGTTCCTGTGGGCCGCGGGCGTCGATTATGCCCACGGCACCGGCCACGGGGTGGGCAGCTTCCTGTCGGTTCACGAAGGGCCGCAGCGGATCGCCAAGATCACCGGCGCGCAGGCCGGCAGCGACCAGGAACTGCTCGCCGGCATGATCCTGTCGAACGAGCCCGGGTATTACAAGGAAGGCGCCTACGGCATCCGGATCGAGAACCTGGTGCTGGTGGAACCGCGCGAGATCGCGGGCGCGGAAGGCGACTACCTGGGGTTCGAAACGCTGACCTTCGCACCCATCGACCAGGCGCTGGTGGAGGTATCGCTGCTCACGCCTGAAGAGCGCGAATGGTGGAACAGCTATCATGCGCAGGTGCGCAGCGTGCTCGCCCCGCAGCTCGACGGAGAGGTGCTGGCGTGGCTGGAAGAGGCTTGCCGGCCCCTCTGA